In Desulfovibrio aminophilus DSM 12254, a single window of DNA contains:
- a CDS encoding HlyD family secretion protein, whose translation MRRALPILLALALLGGCGRSGELFQGYVEGEYVYVASPLGGQLETLDVSRGQTVERGARLFVLDAALERAAVDEVEHVLAQSENRLADLRKGKRPSEVASIQALLDEARAARGLADSEYRRRIKLFEQKTIAREDLDRARTEAERARQRVESLAQQLATARLGAREDEIRAAEAEVRAARSRLDQARWNLEQKTQAAPASGLVFDTLYRAGEWVPAGRPVVALLPPENVRVRFFVPETRVGSLAPGQEVEVLVDGRAEPARAEITFVSPEAEYAPPVIYSSESRAKLVFRVEARPRPGQPPLNPGQPVDVRPAGGS comes from the coding sequence ATGAGACGGGCGCTGCCGATTCTCCTGGCCTTGGCCCTGCTGGGCGGCTGCGGCCGCTCCGGCGAACTGTTCCAGGGCTACGTGGAGGGAGAGTACGTCTATGTGGCCTCGCCCCTGGGCGGCCAGTTGGAGACTCTGGACGTGAGCCGGGGGCAGACCGTGGAACGGGGCGCGAGGCTCTTTGTCCTGGACGCCGCCCTGGAGCGCGCGGCCGTGGACGAGGTTGAACACGTCCTGGCCCAGTCCGAGAACCGTCTGGCCGACCTGCGCAAGGGCAAGCGTCCCTCGGAGGTGGCCTCCATCCAGGCCCTGTTGGACGAGGCCCGCGCCGCCCGGGGTCTGGCTGATTCCGAATATCGCCGAAGGATCAAGCTCTTTGAGCAGAAGACCATCGCACGCGAGGATCTGGACCGGGCCCGCACCGAGGCCGAACGGGCCCGCCAACGCGTGGAATCCCTGGCCCAGCAACTGGCCACCGCCCGCCTGGGCGCGCGCGAGGATGAGATCCGGGCCGCCGAGGCCGAGGTTCGGGCCGCCAGATCCCGACTGGACCAGGCCCGCTGGAATCTGGAACAGAAGACCCAGGCCGCGCCCGCTTCGGGGCTCGTCTTCGACACTCTCTACCGGGCCGGGGAATGGGTTCCGGCCGGTCGGCCGGTTGTGGCCCTGCTGCCGCCCGAGAACGTGCGGGTGCGTTTCTTCGTGCCCGAAACTCGGGTGGGCTCGCTGGCCCCCGGGCAGGAGGTCGAAGTTCTGGTCGACGGCCGGGCCGAGCCCGCGCGGGCAGAAATCACCTTCGTCTCGCCCGAGGCCGAGTACGCCCCGCCGGTGATCTACTCCAGCGAGAGCCGGGCCAAGCTGGTCTTCCGCGTGGAGGCCAGGCCCCGGCCCGGGCAGCCGCCGCTCAACCCCGGCCAGCCCGTGGATGTGCGTCCGGCGGGAGGGAGCTGA
- a CDS encoding lysophospholipid acyltransferase family protein: MLRFLFFLLLCVPLTLWHSTHMILACFLPGPKGPKGERIGRRWSRALLRASGLRLEIDLSALNPAGHYVFMVNHQSNFDIPLLYAVLDAYPIRFVAKKSLFDIPVFGRAMRLAGHIPIDRGNRRSGMKSVQDAVDAAQAGVCPVIFPEGTRNPDPDGLLEFKIGGMVLALKCGLPVAPLVLDGTGAALPRGRMILRKGVIRLKALPPIDVSAYTLKEREQFRDELRARMGEALAALPKD, encoded by the coding sequence ATGCTCCGCTTTCTCTTTTTTCTCCTGCTCTGCGTGCCGCTCACGCTCTGGCACTCCACACACATGATCCTGGCCTGCTTCCTGCCCGGCCCCAAGGGCCCCAAGGGCGAACGCATCGGCAGACGCTGGTCCCGCGCCCTGCTCCGGGCCAGCGGACTGCGCCTGGAAATCGATCTCTCGGCCCTGAACCCGGCCGGGCACTATGTGTTCATGGTCAACCATCAGAGCAACTTCGACATCCCCCTGCTCTATGCCGTGCTCGACGCCTACCCGATCCGTTTCGTGGCCAAGAAGAGCCTCTTCGACATCCCGGTCTTCGGCCGGGCCATGCGCCTGGCCGGGCACATTCCCATCGACCGGGGCAACCGGCGCTCGGGCATGAAGAGCGTGCAGGACGCCGTGGACGCGGCCCAGGCCGGGGTCTGCCCGGTGATCTTCCCCGAGGGCACGCGCAACCCCGACCCGGATGGACTGCTGGAATTCAAGATCGGCGGCATGGTCCTGGCCCTCAAGTGCGGCCTGCCCGTGGCCCCGCTGGTCCTCGACGGCACGGGCGCGGCCCTGCCCCGGGGCCGCATGATCCTGCGCAAAGGCGTCATCCGCCTCAAGGCCCTGCCGCCCATCGACGTCTCGGCTTATACCCTCAAGGAACGCGAACAGTTCCGCGACGAGCTGCGCGCGCGCATGGGCGAGGCTCTCGCCGCCCTGCCCAAGGATTGA
- the fusA gene encoding elongation factor G — translation MSDALKNQRTYALVGHGGCGKTSVAEMLLFNTGGIARLGKIEEGTTALDFEPEEIKRRGSIQPGFAHYKWNKNQHFLIDTPGDSNFNGDLSYQLAAADGVVFVIDAVDGVKPLTRKAWKDVQAAQLPAVAFINKMDRDRAEFQTAFDSLKNSLGIKPVLLYYPIGARESFKGVVDMLENTALIFDDKGGVSKAEIPADIADEVGPIREAMIENIAESDETLMEKYLEEGALSLEEIKSALKAGVLSRELVPVCVGAALENKGGPQLLDAVQALLPSPLDHPAWVGEDGSERPSSPEAPAACFVFKTLADPFAGQLTVMRVLSGTLSPDSTLLNSAKGEKERVAQLLLMQGKDQTPSKEPLGPGAIVTLAKLKLTKTGDTLCDEKAPFALKKPKLAQQLITYALAPAEKGDEDKVYSAMAKLLDEDVTLTLSRDEESADILITGMGQNHIEVSADRAKRRYKVDILLKTPKVPYRETLKGKASEIQGRHKKQTGGRGQFGDCWIHIEPQPRNAGYEFVDAIVGGSIPRQYIPAVDKGIQESSARGYLAGFQLIDFKVTLYDGSYHNVDSSEMAFKIAGSLAFKKACEKAGVKLLEPIMTVTVAVPDNYMGDVIGDLSSRRGKVLGSDSQAGVTEIKAHVPMSEVLKYAPDLRSMTGGQGTFTMEFSHYEECPPQIAEKVIAEHKKNQAEE, via the coding sequence ATGTCGGACGCGCTCAAGAACCAGAGGACCTACGCCTTGGTCGGACACGGCGGCTGCGGGAAGACTTCCGTGGCCGAAATGCTTCTCTTCAATACCGGCGGCATCGCCCGCCTGGGCAAGATCGAGGAAGGGACCACCGCCCTGGACTTCGAGCCCGAGGAGATCAAGCGCCGGGGTTCCATCCAGCCCGGTTTCGCCCATTACAAGTGGAACAAGAACCAGCATTTCCTCATCGACACTCCCGGCGACTCCAACTTCAACGGAGACCTCTCCTACCAGCTCGCCGCCGCCGACGGCGTGGTCTTCGTCATCGACGCCGTGGACGGGGTCAAGCCCCTGACCCGCAAGGCCTGGAAGGACGTCCAGGCCGCCCAGCTTCCCGCCGTGGCCTTCATCAACAAGATGGACCGCGACCGCGCCGAATTCCAAACGGCCTTCGACAGCCTGAAGAACTCCCTGGGCATCAAGCCCGTGCTTCTCTACTACCCCATCGGCGCCCGCGAGAGCTTCAAGGGCGTGGTGGACATGCTCGAAAACACCGCCCTGATCTTCGACGACAAGGGCGGCGTGAGCAAAGCCGAGATCCCCGCCGACATCGCCGACGAAGTGGGCCCCATCCGTGAAGCCATGATCGAGAACATCGCCGAAAGCGACGAGACGCTCATGGAGAAGTATCTTGAGGAAGGCGCGCTCTCCCTGGAGGAGATCAAGAGCGCCCTCAAGGCCGGTGTGCTCTCCCGCGAACTCGTACCGGTCTGCGTGGGCGCGGCCCTGGAAAACAAGGGCGGGCCTCAGCTCCTGGACGCGGTGCAGGCGCTCCTGCCCTCGCCTCTGGACCACCCGGCCTGGGTTGGCGAAGACGGCTCCGAGCGCCCCTCGTCCCCGGAAGCCCCGGCGGCCTGCTTCGTGTTCAAGACCTTGGCCGACCCCTTCGCGGGCCAGCTCACGGTCATGCGCGTGCTCTCCGGCACCCTCTCCCCCGACTCCACGCTGCTCAACAGCGCCAAGGGCGAGAAGGAGCGCGTGGCCCAGCTCCTCCTCATGCAGGGCAAGGACCAGACCCCGAGCAAGGAGCCCCTGGGCCCCGGCGCCATCGTCACCCTGGCCAAGCTCAAGCTGACCAAGACCGGCGACACGCTCTGCGACGAGAAGGCTCCCTTCGCCTTGAAAAAACCCAAGCTGGCCCAGCAGCTCATCACCTACGCCCTGGCCCCGGCCGAGAAGGGCGACGAGGACAAGGTATACTCGGCCATGGCCAAACTCCTGGATGAGGATGTGACCCTCACGCTTTCGCGCGACGAGGAGAGTGCGGACATCCTCATCACCGGCATGGGCCAGAACCACATCGAGGTCTCCGCCGACCGGGCCAAACGCCGCTACAAGGTGGACATCCTGCTCAAAACCCCCAAGGTGCCCTATCGCGAGACGCTCAAGGGCAAGGCCAGCGAGATTCAGGGACGGCACAAGAAGCAGACCGGCGGCCGCGGCCAGTTCGGCGACTGCTGGATCCACATCGAGCCCCAGCCGCGCAACGCGGGGTACGAGTTCGTGGACGCCATCGTCGGCGGCTCCATCCCGCGCCAGTACATCCCGGCCGTGGACAAGGGCATCCAGGAGTCCTCGGCGCGCGGCTACTTGGCCGGGTTCCAGCTCATCGACTTCAAGGTCACGCTCTACGACGGCTCCTACCACAACGTGGACTCCTCGGAGATGGCCTTCAAGATCGCCGGTTCCCTGGCCTTCAAAAAGGCCTGCGAAAAGGCCGGCGTGAAGCTCCTGGAGCCGATCATGACCGTCACCGTGGCCGTGCCGGACAACTACATGGGCGACGTCATCGGCGACCTCTCCAGCCGCCGGGGCAAGGTGCTCGGCTCGGATTCCCAGGCCGGCGTCACTGAGATCAAGGCCCACGTGCCCATGTCCGAAGTGCTCAAATACGCCCCGGACCTGCGCTCCATGACCGGCGGCCAGGGCACCTTCACCATGGAATTCTCGCACTACGAGGAATGCCCGCCGCAGATCGCGGAAAAGGTCATCGCCGAACACAAGAAGAATCAGGCCGAAGAATAA
- a CDS encoding CerR family C-terminal domain-containing protein, whose translation MNGNEPQGTRERILDAAGKTFAKKGFRAATVRQISEAAGVNVALLHYYFKDKAGLYQAVLDDLTDQGMKLFPPDMGVRPGEGAEARLAGFVRGLLYRLLSTRGWGGYEGKARLIIKELSDPTPFMDQVVERFARPQKEVLVGIVSEILAPFAAPLLVRACCLSVVAQCLHYGYAKPVIDRLLPGEDLRDEDIALLAEHVTLFSLGGLARVRERAAREAAGGTP comes from the coding sequence ATGAACGGAAACGAACCACAAGGCACACGGGAGCGCATCCTGGACGCAGCGGGGAAGACCTTCGCCAAGAAGGGCTTCCGGGCCGCCACCGTGCGCCAGATCAGCGAGGCCGCCGGGGTGAACGTGGCCCTGCTGCACTATTATTTCAAGGACAAGGCCGGGCTCTATCAGGCCGTGTTGGACGACCTGACGGACCAGGGCATGAAGCTCTTTCCCCCGGACATGGGGGTGCGCCCCGGCGAGGGAGCCGAGGCCCGGCTGGCCGGATTCGTGCGCGGCCTGCTCTACCGCCTGCTTTCCACGCGCGGCTGGGGCGGCTACGAGGGCAAGGCCCGGCTCATCATCAAGGAGCTTTCCGACCCCACGCCGTTCATGGACCAGGTGGTGGAGCGTTTCGCCCGGCCCCAGAAGGAGGTTCTCGTGGGCATCGTCTCGGAGATCCTCGCGCCCTTCGCCGCGCCGCTGCTGGTCCGGGCCTGCTGTCTGAGCGTGGTGGCCCAGTGTCTGCACTACGGCTACGCCAAGCCGGTCATCGACCGGCTCCTGCCCGGAGAGGATCTGCGCGACGAGGACATCGCGCTTCTGGCCGAGCATGTAACCCTGTTCTCCCTGGGAGGCCTGGCCCGGGTGCGGGAGCGCGCCGCGCGCGAAGCGGCGGGGGGAACGCCATGA
- a CDS encoding ribonuclease J, with product MSPQQSLTITPLGGLGEIGLNCMAFSSPESTVLVDCGLMFPEDYLFGVDVAIPRFDVLLAQKDKLKAIVLTHGHEDHIGALPWLLPYVNVPVYGSSFTLALVENKLREHNLDRWADLRPVRAGDRVVLDDFAFTFIPVCHSIIEGFGLGIETPMGRVIHTGDFKIDRNPLDGHATDLEAFRRFAEPGVTLLLSDSTNVEREGFALTEREIKASLREIFGQAKGRILISLFASHIQRIQEIIDLASAFGRKVAVSGKSLIRNIDTARELGHLRVPPGELVEVEDVQGLRDDEVVILLTGSQGEPLAALSRMSMDEHRSLSIQKGDLVLLSSRFIPGNVLAITKVINRLYRLGAEVLYEKVQAIHASGHAHREELRIMLETVRPRYFIPVHGEYRHLVKHRRLALECGVAEERALVLENGSPVTFLEGGIRLEEAVASERILVDGKGVGDVGQSVLKERQLLAGEGMVIVIVVMDENTGVIIHGPDILSKGFIFEQQYAHLLDDAKCVVLDVFEDTNPSDLKRVKEKIRSSLRRFFRKILERDPVVVPLVISI from the coding sequence ATGTCCCCACAACAAAGTCTGACCATCACCCCCCTGGGCGGACTCGGCGAAATCGGCCTGAACTGCATGGCCTTCTCCTCGCCCGAAAGCACGGTCCTGGTGGACTGCGGCCTGATGTTCCCCGAGGACTATCTCTTCGGCGTGGACGTGGCCATTCCGCGCTTTGACGTACTCCTGGCCCAGAAGGACAAACTCAAGGCCATCGTCCTGACCCACGGTCACGAGGACCACATCGGCGCCCTGCCCTGGCTCCTGCCCTACGTGAACGTGCCGGTCTACGGTTCGAGCTTCACCCTGGCCCTGGTGGAGAACAAGCTCCGGGAGCACAACCTCGACCGCTGGGCCGACCTGCGGCCCGTACGCGCCGGAGATCGTGTGGTTCTGGACGACTTCGCCTTCACCTTCATCCCGGTCTGCCACTCGATCATCGAAGGCTTCGGCCTGGGCATCGAGACGCCCATGGGCCGCGTGATCCACACCGGCGACTTCAAGATCGACCGCAACCCCCTGGATGGCCACGCCACGGATCTGGAGGCCTTCCGCCGCTTCGCCGAGCCCGGCGTGACCCTGCTCCTCTCCGACTCCACCAACGTGGAACGCGAGGGCTTCGCTCTCACCGAGCGGGAGATCAAGGCCAGCCTGCGCGAAATCTTCGGCCAGGCCAAGGGCCGCATCCTCATCTCGCTCTTCGCCAGCCACATCCAGCGCATCCAAGAGATCATCGATCTGGCCTCGGCTTTCGGCCGCAAGGTGGCCGTCAGCGGCAAGAGCCTGATCCGCAACATCGATACCGCCCGCGAGCTGGGGCACCTGCGCGTGCCTCCGGGAGAACTGGTCGAGGTGGAAGATGTGCAGGGCCTGCGCGACGACGAAGTGGTCATCCTGCTCACCGGCTCACAGGGCGAACCCCTGGCGGCGCTCTCGCGCATGTCCATGGACGAACACCGCTCCCTGTCCATCCAGAAGGGCGATCTGGTGCTGCTCTCCTCCCGCTTCATCCCGGGCAACGTCCTGGCCATCACCAAGGTCATCAACCGCCTCTACCGCCTGGGCGCGGAAGTCCTCTACGAGAAGGTCCAGGCCATCCACGCCTCCGGGCACGCCCACCGCGAGGAACTGCGCATCATGCTGGAGACCGTGCGCCCCAGGTACTTCATCCCGGTGCACGGCGAATACCGCCACCTGGTCAAACACCGCCGCCTGGCCCTGGAATGCGGGGTGGCCGAGGAACGCGCCCTGGTGCTCGAAAACGGTTCGCCGGTGACCTTCCTGGAAGGCGGCATCCGCCTGGAGGAAGCCGTGGCTTCCGAACGCATCCTGGTCGACGGCAAGGGCGTTGGCGACGTGGGCCAGAGCGTGCTCAAGGAGCGCCAGCTCCTGGCCGGCGAGGGCATGGTCATCGTCATCGTGGTCATGGACGAGAACACCGGGGTCATCATCCACGGCCCGGACATCCTTTCCAAGGGCTTCATCTTCGAGCAGCAGTACGCCCACCTTCTGGACGACGCCAAGTGCGTGGTCCTGGACGTCTTCGAGGACACCAACCCCTCGGACCTGAAGCGCGTCAAGGAAAAGATCCGCTCCAGCCTGCGCCGCTTCTTCCGCAAGATCCTGGAGCGCGACCCCGTGGTGGTGCCGCTCGTCATCAGCATCTGA
- a CDS encoding ABC transporter ATP-binding protein encodes MDAPELVIDVRGITKSFGGKVVVNGLDMQVRRGEIYGFLGPNGSGKTTFIRMLCGLLRPDAGEGTCLGLDVLTEAARIKEQVGYMSQRFSLYEDLTVLENLDFTARMYGLADRRAAVERIVERMGLGRYGKHLAGKLSGGWKQRLALASCILHEPRLLLLDEPTAGVDPGARRDFWDQVHVLAGEGVTALISTHYMDEAERCHRLAYIAYGDLLARGGMEDLIRDSGLTTYTVSGPGLHELARELGGRPGVDQVAAFGISLHVSGRDRAALETALAPLRDGAHTVEAVPTSLEEVFIDLMRRGRPQ; translated from the coding sequence ATGGACGCCCCGGAGCTGGTCATCGACGTGCGCGGCATCACCAAGTCCTTCGGCGGCAAGGTGGTGGTCAACGGCCTGGACATGCAGGTCCGGCGCGGCGAGATCTATGGCTTTCTGGGGCCCAACGGCTCGGGCAAGACCACCTTCATCCGCATGCTCTGCGGCCTGCTGCGTCCCGACGCCGGGGAGGGCACCTGCCTGGGGCTGGACGTGCTCACCGAGGCCGCCCGGATCAAGGAGCAGGTGGGCTACATGTCCCAGCGCTTCAGCCTCTATGAGGATCTGACCGTGCTGGAGAACCTGGACTTCACGGCCCGCATGTACGGCCTGGCCGACCGGCGGGCCGCCGTGGAGCGGATTGTCGAGCGCATGGGCCTGGGGCGCTACGGCAAGCACCTCGCGGGCAAGCTTTCGGGCGGCTGGAAGCAGCGGCTGGCCCTGGCCTCGTGCATCCTGCACGAACCCCGGCTTCTGCTCCTGGACGAGCCCACGGCCGGGGTGGACCCCGGAGCCCGGCGCGACTTCTGGGATCAGGTCCACGTGCTGGCCGGGGAGGGCGTGACCGCGCTCATCAGCACGCACTACATGGACGAGGCCGAACGCTGCCACCGCCTGGCCTACATCGCCTACGGCGACCTCCTGGCCCGGGGCGGCATGGAGGATCTCATCCGCGACTCCGGGCTCACGACCTACACCGTCTCCGGCCCGGGACTGCACGAACTGGCCCGCGAGCTGGGCGGGCGGCCGGGAGTGGACCAGGTGGCGGCCTTCGGAATCTCCCTGCACGTCAGCGGCCGCGACCGGGCGGCCCTGGAAACGGCCCTGGCTCCGTTGCGGGACGGCGCGCATACGGTGGAGGCGGTGCCCACCAGTCTGGAAGAGGTCTTCATCGACCTCATGCGCCGGGGGAGGCCTCAATGA
- a CDS encoding heavy metal translocating P-type ATPase, whose protein sequence is MIGRFARLGSYKELFDIKELASCLAGGALALGAFIMEGRPGFPVWLPLALASASVLGNGLPIVLGALRGLRERRMNVDELVSIALVASVLQGEILSAAVVAFIMTLGALVEEAVSESARRSIQALARMTPEHATRLEDGREEIVPLGQVRPGDRLLVKPGERIPVDAEIVAGITAVDESSITGESIPRERREGDPVLAGTLNHNGVIEIRATQVGADTTLGKVIRLVTEAEAQKPRAARVVDRYARWFTPVVLACAALAWAFSGDAGRAVAVLVAGCPCALLMAAPTATVAAVGRAARAGVLIKGGQYLEEAARVQVMLFDKTGTLTKGEPRVDEVAACEPLGRDELLACAAGAEQNCNHPLARAVLKAAHYARVGVRKAERVLAEIGLGVKALVGGSLVEVGSAEMNGGAAVLPAPLRQCLERIQERGATALVVSLDHTPVGVLGVSDTVKPTAAATIKRLRGLGFTHLGMLSGDHERAVNRLAADLELDQAWAGLKPQDKLAVIEDFQKRGLRVAFVGDGVNDAPALARADMGVAMGALGTDVALETADVALTRDDISRLPFLVRLGRRSVAIIRLNIALAVIFNALAILGGGWGLLTPVWASLAHNLGSIVVVLLSASLALFRDREPA, encoded by the coding sequence ATGATCGGTCGTTTCGCCCGTCTGGGCAGCTACAAGGAATTGTTCGACATCAAGGAGCTGGCCTCCTGCCTCGCCGGCGGAGCGCTGGCCCTGGGCGCCTTCATCATGGAGGGCCGCCCCGGCTTTCCGGTCTGGCTGCCCCTGGCCCTGGCCTCGGCCTCGGTCCTGGGCAACGGTCTGCCCATCGTCCTGGGGGCCCTGCGCGGCCTACGCGAACGCCGCATGAACGTGGACGAGCTGGTGAGCATCGCCCTGGTGGCCTCGGTGCTCCAAGGCGAGATCCTGAGCGCCGCCGTGGTGGCCTTCATCATGACCCTGGGCGCGCTGGTGGAGGAGGCGGTCAGCGAATCGGCCCGCCGCTCCATCCAGGCCTTGGCGCGCATGACCCCGGAACACGCCACCCGCCTCGAGGACGGCCGCGAGGAGATCGTGCCCCTGGGCCAGGTCCGGCCCGGCGACCGGCTGCTGGTCAAGCCCGGCGAACGCATCCCGGTGGACGCCGAGATCGTCGCCGGGATCACGGCCGTGGATGAATCCTCCATCACCGGCGAATCCATTCCCCGCGAGCGCCGCGAGGGCGACCCCGTGCTGGCCGGAACCCTGAACCACAACGGGGTGATCGAAATCCGGGCCACCCAGGTGGGCGCGGACACGACCCTGGGCAAGGTGATCCGGCTGGTCACCGAGGCCGAGGCCCAGAAGCCACGCGCCGCCCGCGTGGTGGACCGCTACGCCCGCTGGTTCACGCCCGTGGTCCTCGCCTGCGCGGCCCTGGCCTGGGCCTTCAGCGGCGACGCGGGCCGAGCCGTGGCCGTGCTCGTGGCCGGGTGCCCCTGCGCCCTGCTCATGGCCGCGCCCACGGCCACCGTGGCGGCGGTGGGCCGCGCCGCGCGCGCCGGGGTGCTCATCAAGGGAGGGCAATACCTGGAGGAGGCCGCCCGGGTGCAGGTCATGCTCTTCGACAAGACCGGCACATTGACCAAGGGGGAACCCAGGGTGGACGAGGTGGCCGCCTGCGAGCCCCTGGGCCGGGACGAACTGCTGGCCTGCGCTGCCGGAGCCGAGCAGAACTGCAACCACCCCCTGGCCCGGGCCGTGCTCAAGGCCGCGCACTACGCCCGTGTCGGCGTGCGCAAGGCCGAGCGGGTGCTGGCCGAGATCGGCCTGGGGGTCAAGGCCCTGGTGGGCGGTTCCCTGGTGGAGGTGGGCAGCGCGGAGATGAACGGCGGGGCAGCCGTCCTGCCCGCGCCCCTGCGCCAGTGCCTGGAGCGCATTCAGGAACGCGGGGCCACGGCCCTGGTGGTCTCCCTGGACCACACGCCGGTCGGCGTGCTGGGCGTCTCGGATACGGTGAAGCCCACGGCGGCGGCGACCATCAAGCGGTTGCGCGGACTGGGGTTCACGCACCTGGGCATGCTCTCCGGCGACCACGAACGGGCCGTGAACCGGCTGGCCGCCGACCTGGAGCTGGACCAGGCCTGGGCCGGGCTCAAGCCCCAGGACAAATTGGCGGTCATCGAGGACTTCCAGAAGCGAGGCCTGCGGGTGGCCTTCGTGGGCGACGGGGTCAACGACGCCCCGGCCCTGGCCCGGGCCGACATGGGCGTGGCCATGGGCGCGCTGGGTACGGACGTGGCCCTGGAGACCGCCGACGTGGCCCTGACCCGCGACGACATCTCCCGCCTGCCCTTCCTGGTCCGCCTGGGGCGGCGCTCGGTGGCGATCATCCGCCTGAACATCGCCCTGGCCGTGATTTTCAACGCCCTGGCCATCCTGGGCGGCGGCTGGGGTCTGCTCACGCCCGTCTGGGCCTCCCTGGCCCACAACCTGGGCTCCATCGTGGTGGTTCTGCTCTCGGCCAGCCTGGCCCTGTTCCGCGACCGCGAGCCCGCGTAA
- a CDS encoding ABC transporter permease: MSGRFFSPGRFLAVVSKEFIQMRRDRATFAMMIGIPLLQLVLFGYAINSDPRRLPTAVLSADNSAFSRAVVAAMQTSRYFRITRQASSREEARELLNKGQAQFVLTIPQDFGTNILRGERPVLLLEADATDPSAVSGPVGAFREIVNRAVNTELDRAFPYLTRGSDPVDVRVHADFNPEAVTQYNIVPGLMGVILTMTLVMITALAITRETERGTMENLLSTPVRPLEVLIGKIVPYILVGYIQVTLIVVAAKMLFQVPVQGSVALVFLLSLVFIGANLSVGVTLSTVARNQLQAVQMSVFFFLPSLLLSGFMFPFRAMPDWAQAVGSVLPLTHYLRLVRGILLKGNGLPEALDNLWPIALFWLVIIIVGVKRYRKTLD, translated from the coding sequence ATGAGCGGGCGTTTCTTCTCGCCGGGGCGTTTTCTGGCCGTGGTGTCCAAGGAATTCATCCAAATGCGCCGGGACCGGGCCACCTTCGCCATGATGATCGGCATTCCCCTGCTTCAGCTCGTGCTCTTCGGCTACGCCATCAACTCCGACCCGCGCCGCCTGCCCACGGCCGTGCTCTCGGCCGACAACTCGGCCTTTTCCCGGGCCGTGGTGGCGGCCATGCAGACCAGCCGTTACTTCCGCATCACCCGCCAGGCGTCCTCGCGAGAGGAGGCCCGGGAGCTGCTGAACAAGGGGCAGGCGCAGTTCGTGCTGACCATCCCCCAGGACTTCGGCACGAACATCCTGCGCGGGGAGCGGCCGGTGCTCCTCCTGGAGGCCGACGCCACCGACCCCTCGGCCGTGAGCGGGCCCGTGGGCGCCTTCCGGGAGATCGTCAACCGGGCGGTGAACACCGAGCTGGATCGGGCCTTTCCCTACCTCACGCGCGGCAGCGACCCGGTGGACGTGCGGGTCCATGCGGATTTCAACCCCGAGGCCGTGACCCAGTACAACATCGTGCCCGGACTCATGGGTGTGATTCTGACCATGACCCTGGTGATGATCACGGCCCTGGCCATCACCCGGGAGACCGAGCGCGGGACCATGGAGAACCTGCTCTCCACGCCGGTGCGGCCCCTGGAGGTGCTCATCGGCAAGATCGTGCCCTACATCCTGGTGGGCTACATCCAGGTCACGCTCATCGTCGTGGCCGCCAAGATGCTCTTCCAGGTGCCCGTGCAGGGGAGCGTGGCGCTCGTCTTCCTGCTCTCCCTGGTCTTCATCGGGGCCAACCTCTCCGTGGGCGTGACCCTCTCCACCGTGGCCCGCAACCAACTCCAGGCCGTGCAGATGTCGGTCTTCTTCTTCCTGCCCTCGCTTCTGCTCTCGGGTTTCATGTTTCCCTTCCGGGCCATGCCGGACTGGGCCCAGGCCGTGGGCTCGGTCCTGCCCCTGACCCATTATCTGCGTCTCGTGCGCGGCATCCTGCTCAAGGGCAACGGCCTGCCCGAGGCCCTGGACAACCTCTGGCCCATCGCCCTGTTCTGGCTGGTGATCATCATCGTGGGCGTGAAGCGCTACCGCAAGACCCTGGACTAG
- a CDS encoding MarR family winged helix-turn-helix transcriptional regulator — MEIEDLTRLLVEFYEKFSSWEQCVVRETGLTPTQMHTLEILGSRGDLRMKDLAAGMGVTTGSLTVLVDRLERGGFVARRPHDSDRRSIVVGLTEEGERHFREHHALHLRLTRELAEGLSPEELTQFPAILRKITAQL; from the coding sequence ATGGAGATCGAAGACCTGACCCGGCTGCTGGTGGAATTCTACGAGAAGTTCTCGTCCTGGGAGCAGTGCGTGGTGCGCGAGACGGGCCTGACCCCGACCCAGATGCACACGCTGGAGATCCTCGGCTCGCGAGGGGACTTGCGGATGAAGGATCTGGCCGCCGGCATGGGCGTGACCACGGGTTCGCTGACCGTTCTGGTGGACCGCCTGGAACGCGGCGGCTTCGTGGCCCGCAGGCCGCACGACTCCGACCGCCGTTCCATTGTCGTCGGCCTGACCGAGGAGGGTGAGCGCCACTTCCGTGAGCACCACGCCCTGCACCTGCGCCTGACCCGGGAGCTGGCCGAAGGGCTGAGTCCCGAGGAACTGACCCAGTTCCCGGCCATCCTGCGCAAGATCACGGCCCAGCTCTAG